A DNA window from Pseudoalteromonas spongiae UST010723-006 contains the following coding sequences:
- a CDS encoding phosphotransferase: protein MLNQCQDYLVKLGLEFVAKKALYLTQGVNNTCFRVETQCGKTLLLKHFDRENNFKVTLVEQHLAKKDVVPNVIATSEKHKLIAYQFIESVEFNKSLHLQSLVAKLVVLHNLNSDYDYEEINLSTLFSSYIELAEYKNYQTTINQLLAKLKNYPYELGVCHNDLVRENLIFSNKTSWLIDFEYVGLNDVYFDLAALCSSLALNLSDKKYLLACYFKQPSVSSQQLEKLDLYQQLYNLICYLWYLKHGFTSHAQALKPFIND, encoded by the coding sequence TTGCTTAATCAATGCCAAGACTATCTAGTTAAACTTGGTTTAGAGTTTGTAGCTAAAAAAGCGCTTTATCTTACTCAAGGTGTTAATAACACCTGTTTTCGGGTTGAAACCCAGTGTGGAAAAACTCTGCTATTAAAGCATTTTGATCGTGAAAATAACTTTAAAGTGACTTTAGTTGAGCAGCATTTAGCAAAAAAAGATGTTGTGCCAAACGTTATAGCGACTAGTGAAAAACATAAGCTGATTGCTTATCAATTTATTGAAAGCGTAGAGTTTAATAAATCGCTCCACCTTCAATCGTTAGTAGCAAAGTTAGTTGTTTTACATAATTTGAATAGTGATTATGACTATGAAGAGATAAATCTAAGTACACTCTTTAGTAGTTACATTGAGCTAGCAGAATATAAAAATTATCAAACAACAATTAATCAATTACTTGCGAAGTTAAAAAATTACCCATATGAACTTGGCGTGTGTCATAACGACTTAGTGCGAGAAAATCTAATTTTTTCAAATAAAACGAGTTGGTTAATCGATTTTGAGTATGTGGGACTTAATGATGTTTACTTTGATTTGGCGGCGCTTTGTAGCTCACTAGCACTTAACCTTAGTGACAAAAAATATTTGTTAGCCTGCTATTTTAAGCAACCAAGCGTGTCGTCACAGCAATTAGAAAAGCTAGACTTATATCAGCAGCTTTACAATTTAATTTGTTATTTGTGGTATTTAAAGCATGGCTTTACAAGCCATGCTCAAGCGCTAAAACCGTTTATAAACGATTAA